From one Cynocephalus volans isolate mCynVol1 chromosome X, mCynVol1.pri, whole genome shotgun sequence genomic stretch:
- the LOC134367237 gene encoding 40-kDa huntingtin-associated protein-like, whose product MAAAAGGLGGAAGPGPEAGDFLARYRLVSNKLRKRFLRKPNVAEAGEQFAQLGRELRAQDCLPYAAWCQLAVARCQQALFHGPGEALALGEAARLFLRQERDARQRLAGPAAYGEPLQAAASALGAAVRLHLELGQPAAAAALCLELAAALRDLGQPAAAAGHFQRAAQLQLPQLPLAALQALGDAASCQLLARDYSGALAVFTRMQRLAREHGSHPGPPPLPGPQPGPGAAPGLALPAAPPAPSASAHAGPAAPACPAALGAFADVLARCELSRVLLLLLLQPPPARLLPEHARTLETYSWEAFDGHGQDGGGQLPEELFLLLQSLVMATHEKDTEAIKSLQVALWPLLTAEQNHLLHLVLHETICPSGQGF is encoded by the coding sequence atggcggcggcggcgggcggcctGGGCGGCGCGGCGGGCCCCGGGCCCGAGGCCGGCGACTTCCTGGCCCGGTACCGGCTGGTGTCGAACAAGCTGAGGAAGCGCTTCCTGCGGAAGCCGAACGTGGCGGAGGCCGGCGAGCAGTTCGCGCAGCTGGGTCGCGAGCTGCGCGCCCAGGACTGCCTGCCCTACGCGGCCTGGTGCCAGCTGGCGGTGGCGCGCTGCCAGCAGGCGCTGTTCCACGGGCCCGGGGAGGCGCTGGCCCTCGGCGAGGCCGCCCGCCTCTTCCTGCGGCAGGAGCGCGACGCGCGCCAGCGCCTGGCCGGCCCCGCCGCCTACGGGGAGCCGCTGCAGGCCGCCGCCAGCGCCCTGGGCGCCGCCGTGCGCCTGCACCTGGAGCTGGGCCagccggccgccgccgccgcgctctGCCTCGAGCTGGCCGCCGCCCTGCGCGACCTGGGCCAgccggccgccgccgccggccACTTCCAGCGCGCCGCTCAGCTCCAGCTGCCGCAGCTGCCCCTGGCCGCGCTGCAGGCCCTCGGCGACGCCGCCTCCTGCCAGCTGCTGGCGCGCGACTACAGCGGCGCCTTGGCGGTCTTCACGCGCATGCAGCGCCTGGCGCGGGAGCACGGCAGCCACCCGGGCCCGCCGCCGCTGCCGGGGCCCCAGCCCGGCCCCGGCGCGGCCCCCGGCCTGGCCCTGCCGGCAGCGCCGCCCGCTCCGAGCGCGAGCGCCCACGCGGGCCCTGCGGCGCCCGCCTGTCCCGCCGCGCTGGGCGCCTTCGCGGACGTGCTGGCCCGCTGCGAGCTGTCCcgtgtgctgctgctgctgctcctgcagcCACCGCCCGCCCGGCTGCTGCCGGAGCACGCCCGGACCCTGGAGACGTACTCCTGGGAGGCCTTCGACGGCCACGGGCAGGACGGCGGCGGGCAGCTCCCAGAGGAGCTCTTCCTGCTGCTCCAGTCCCTGGTGATGGCCACCCACGAGAAGGACACGGAAGCCATCAAGTCGCTGCAGGTGGCGCTGTGGCCGCTGCTGACTGCCGAGCAGAACCACCTCCTCCACCTCGTGCTGCACGAAACCATCTGCCCCTCGGGACAGGGCTTCTGA